From a single Capillibacterium thermochitinicola genomic region:
- a CDS encoding DUF2273 domain-containing protein, which yields MTEKDNNQLLQLFLTYKGRIFSSALGIVTGILVLCLGWIKALSFAFCVLVGYTLGKRFDRGDELKLPKLRGLFQKRRIY from the coding sequence ATGACCGAGAAGGATAACAACCAGCTTTTACAGTTGTTCTTAACATATAAAGGCCGGATCTTTTCCTCGGCTTTGGGGATTGTGACCGGTATTTTGGTCCTTTGTCTGGGGTGGATCAAGGCCTTGTCCTTTGCCTTTTGTGTTTTGGTCGGGTACACGTTGGGGAAAAGATTCGACCGCGGCGATGAGTTGAAACTGCCAAAACTGAGAGGGCTCTTCCAAAAACGGCGAATTTATTAA
- a CDS encoding stage III sporulation protein AF, with product MRRAVRRVRFGLFERVSQRRCFFIKEALKSLLALILLAGFCELLLPEDGMRKYGRMVVGLIVLFFLVNLVMRVGQDFTLALPEVSVAGGRADPAALVAEGVNLRQRGEEQAAALTAPAVQAKVEELLQTITGTAGVQVEISTAAGQGQRVRVVLPADPGVPVEVLKRTVAAVLAMAPDQVEVKKEFAEEEGS from the coding sequence GTGAGGCGTGCGGTAAGGCGGGTCCGGTTTGGCTTGTTTGAACGGGTGTCGCAAAGGAGGTGCTTTTTCATCAAAGAGGCGCTCAAAAGCTTGTTGGCGCTGATCTTGTTGGCCGGTTTCTGCGAGCTTCTGCTGCCCGAGGACGGAATGCGCAAGTACGGGCGGATGGTTGTCGGTTTGATTGTCCTTTTTTTCCTTGTTAATTTGGTAATGCGGGTGGGACAGGATTTTACGCTGGCCCTTCCTGAGGTCTCCGTCGCCGGGGGGCGGGCCGACCCGGCAGCCTTGGTGGCGGAAGGCGTTAACCTGCGTCAGCGGGGCGAAGAGCAGGCGGCGGCGCTCACGGCGCCGGCCGTCCAGGCGAAAGTGGAAGAGTTGCTCCAAACGATTACGGGGACCGCCGGGGTGCAAGTGGAGATCAGTACCGCGGCGGGGCAGGGCCAAAGGGTGCGGGTGGTTTTGCCGGCCGACCCGGGGGTCCCGGTGGAGGTTTTAAAGCGGACAGTGGCCGCGGTCTTGGCGATGGCGCCGGATCAGGTGGAGGTGAAAAAGGAATTTGCCGAAGAAGAGGGATCATGA
- the accB gene encoding acetyl-CoA carboxylase biotin carboxyl carrier protein, whose amino-acid sequence MNIKEIKELMQMLVETDITELNLESDGTKIMIKKGVPGVVQPVVTVTPATAPAAVAPAPAPVQNAPAPEPAEREQKLGPNQEYVCAEIVGTFYRAPGPGETPFVEVGEMVEPGKTLCIIEAMKVMNEIESPFRGKVVEILVDDAEPVEYGQPLFVIEKI is encoded by the coding sequence ATGAATATTAAGGAAATCAAAGAGCTAATGCAAATGCTGGTTGAGACTGATATTACCGAACTGAATCTGGAAAGCGACGGCACAAAGATTATGATTAAAAAAGGTGTCCCCGGTGTGGTGCAACCGGTGGTTACGGTCACACCGGCGACGGCTCCGGCAGCGGTAGCGCCCGCACCCGCACCGGTCCAAAATGCCCCGGCGCCAGAGCCTGCTGAGCGGGAGCAGAAACTGGGCCCCAACCAAGAGTATGTTTGTGCCGAGATCGTGGGGACCTTTTACCGGGCGCCCGGACCGGGAGAGACCCCCTTTGTTGAAGTGGGCGAGATGGTCGAACCCGGGAAGACCTTGTGTATTATAGAAGCCATGAAGGTTATGAATGAGATTGAAAGCCCGTTCCGGGGTAAGGTGGTCGAGATTTTGGTGGACGACGCCGAACCGGTTGAGTATGGACAACCCTTGTTCGTCATCGAAAAAATCTGA
- a CDS encoding Asp23/Gls24 family envelope stress response protein gives MEVAGVARDFNPEHEWDEKNGSIRIANEVVGVIAGLAAMEVKGVYGMSGGMVDGITELLKKKNLSKGVRVEVGEKEAAIDLSIIVEYGTKIPEVAVAVQENVKRAIESMTGLTVVEVNVHIQGVEFRQEEPVPEEKRVK, from the coding sequence ATGGAGGTGGCAGGAGTGGCCAGAGATTTTAATCCTGAACACGAGTGGGACGAAAAAAACGGTTCGATTCGGATCGCCAATGAAGTGGTGGGCGTGATCGCCGGGCTGGCGGCGATGGAAGTGAAAGGCGTTTACGGGATGAGCGGCGGGATGGTGGACGGCATAACCGAGCTTTTGAAGAAGAAAAATCTTTCCAAAGGGGTCCGGGTCGAAGTCGGTGAGAAAGAAGCGGCGATTGATCTCTCGATCATTGTCGAATACGGAACGAAAATTCCGGAGGTGGCCGTCGCCGTCCAGGAGAACGTGAAACGGGCCATTGAGAGCATGACCGGACTCACGGTGGTCGAGGTTAATGTCCACATCCAGGGGGTTGAATTTCGACAGGAAGAGCCCGTGCCGGAGGAAAAACGGGTAAAATAA
- a CDS encoding CD1247 N-terminal domain-containing protein, translating to MELKEQVAYLRGLIEGQEFQEEKEQVLWTQLLNICDQIAMDLEDIRGEQEELNQYVEAIDEDLSYLEEQYYPVDEEVGEESPQTMEGSS from the coding sequence ATGGAACTGAAAGAACAGGTTGCTTATCTGCGCGGGCTAATTGAAGGCCAGGAATTTCAGGAAGAAAAGGAGCAGGTCCTTTGGACCCAACTCTTGAATATTTGCGATCAGATTGCCATGGATCTGGAGGATATCCGTGGTGAGCAGGAAGAATTAAATCAGTATGTCGAGGCGATCGACGAAGATCTGAGCTACCTTGAAGAACAGTATTATCCGGTGGATGAGGAAGTGGGCGAAGAGAGTCCGCAGACGATGGAGGGTAGCTCTTAA
- the accC gene encoding acetyl-CoA carboxylase biotin carboxylase subunit, whose product MFGKILVANRGEIALRVIRACKELGIETVAVYSEADQDALHVRYADEAVCVGPASPSKSYLNIINLISTATLTGVDAIHPGYGFLAENPRFVEICETHNIKFIGPPASVMEKMGDKSRAKRIMKEQGVPVIPGSDGPLNSVEEALDVAAEIGYPVIIKASAGGGGRGMRVVHSPEDLKQAVQTAQMEAEAAFGHPEVYLEKYIEEPRHIEIQVLFDEYGNGVYLGERDCSLQRRHQKILEESPSPRVSPELRKALGEAALKGARAVGYKNAGTVEFLVDKDDRFYFMEMNTRIQVEHPVTEMVTGIDLVKQQILIAAGEKLPWRQEEIKLKGHAIECRINAEDPEKNFLPHPGLIKFYHAPGGPGIRVDSAAYSGCLITPYYDSMIAKLIAWGETREEAIARMIRALDEFEVEGIPSTILFHLEILHHPDFIRGEVTTDFVSNLLKELQLE is encoded by the coding sequence GTGTTTGGCAAGATTTTAGTCGCCAACCGGGGAGAGATTGCCTTACGCGTGATCCGGGCCTGTAAAGAGCTGGGGATTGAAACGGTGGCGGTGTATTCCGAAGCCGACCAGGATGCCCTGCATGTGCGTTATGCCGATGAGGCCGTGTGCGTTGGGCCGGCCTCGCCGTCCAAAAGCTATCTGAACATCATCAATCTGATCAGTACGGCGACGCTGACCGGTGTAGATGCGATTCATCCGGGGTACGGTTTTTTGGCCGAAAACCCGCGGTTTGTTGAGATCTGTGAGACCCATAACATTAAATTTATCGGGCCGCCCGCTTCGGTGATGGAGAAGATGGGCGACAAATCACGGGCGAAAAGAATCATGAAGGAGCAGGGCGTTCCAGTAATTCCCGGTTCGGACGGACCCTTGAACTCTGTTGAGGAAGCCCTGGACGTTGCCGCGGAGATCGGTTACCCGGTGATCATTAAGGCTTCGGCCGGTGGCGGGGGCCGGGGCATGCGGGTGGTGCATTCCCCCGAGGACTTGAAGCAAGCGGTCCAGACCGCCCAGATGGAAGCGGAGGCGGCCTTTGGCCACCCCGAGGTTTATCTTGAGAAATACATAGAAGAACCGCGGCACATTGAGATCCAGGTTCTTTTTGACGAGTACGGCAACGGAGTGTATCTCGGCGAACGGGATTGCTCCCTGCAGCGGCGTCACCAGAAAATTTTAGAGGAGAGTCCTTCCCCGCGGGTCTCGCCGGAACTGCGGAAAGCCTTGGGGGAAGCGGCGCTCAAAGGCGCGCGGGCGGTAGGCTACAAGAACGCCGGGACCGTGGAGTTTTTGGTCGACAAAGACGATCGGTTTTATTTTATGGAGATGAATACCCGGATTCAGGTGGAGCACCCGGTCACCGAGATGGTTACCGGTATTGACCTGGTTAAACAACAGATTTTGATTGCGGCCGGCGAGAAGCTGCCCTGGCGGCAGGAGGAGATAAAGCTTAAAGGGCACGCTATTGAGTGCCGGATTAACGCCGAGGATCCGGAGAAAAATTTCCTGCCCCATCCGGGGTTGATCAAATTTTACCATGCGCCCGGCGGTCCGGGGATCCGGGTGGACAGCGCCGCCTATTCCGGTTGTTTGATCACCCCCTATTACGACTCGATGATTGCCAAACTGATCGCCTGGGGGGAGACCCGGGAGGAAGCAATCGCCCGGATGATCAGGGCTTTGGACGAGTTTGAGGTGGAAGGGATTCCGTCGACGATCCTCTTCCATTTGGAGATTCTTCACCACCCCGACTTTATCAGGGGCGAAGTGACGACGGATTTTGTCAGTAACTTGCTAAAAGAGTTGCAACTGGAATAA
- the nusB gene encoding transcription antitermination factor NusB, with the protein MGRRLARELAFLALFQHDMGRIPWPDAVRWLLTEHELSPDAVAFLQEIVADAIAKREEIDNILRHYSQDWPLVRMASTDRNILRLAVYELLYRSDIPVEVTVNEAVEIAKKYGDEDSGKFVNGVLGTVIRAIRKMVNVTAEVDGGTDE; encoded by the coding sequence ATGGGTAGACGCTTGGCACGCGAACTAGCATTCTTAGCTTTATTCCAGCATGATATGGGTCGGATACCCTGGCCGGATGCCGTCCGGTGGCTGCTCACCGAGCATGAACTTTCCCCCGATGCCGTCGCCTTTCTTCAGGAGATTGTGGCCGACGCCATCGCGAAACGGGAAGAGATTGACAACATTTTGCGGCATTATTCGCAAGACTGGCCGCTGGTCCGCATGGCCAGCACCGACCGGAACATTCTACGCTTGGCGGTCTATGAACTGTTATACCGGAGTGATATTCCGGTGGAAGTAACGGTGAATGAGGCGGTCGAAATTGCGAAAAAGTACGGAGACGAGGATTCCGGGAAGTTTGTGAACGGGGTTTTGGGAACCGTCATCCGTGCCATCCGGAAAATGGTGAACGTTACCGCTGAGGTGGACGGGGGAACCGATGAGTGA
- the spoIIIAE gene encoding stage III sporulation protein AE yields MRRKSGGRRWWAGWFAALLLVAIPVQGQEIDPLGPILDQEIAALDLEAISSFLAQLDGETRALLPQWDLRGWVRGGMKLDLAELLKKLTTFLGREVVVNLHLLGRLILLAVIGGVLVHFQQAWAGESLGNLVANIIYLVLMGLAIQSFTATMQLAYGALERVNSFVLAILPTIFTLLAAAGGITLTTVCHPVVWGGTGIVLSLVRNLVLPLILLAGTVGLVSRLVEGFSVTKLAGVARQGAVLLLTFLVTIFLGVISLQGVTVAAADGLGLTAAKFLTGNLVPIVGGVVSDSLELAAGCSLLIKNALGAFAALGVVLLCAYPALKILVVAFIYRLAAAFVQPLGQDRLAESLQEIGQTVMVIFATVTVVGLMFFFCLTILIGLGNLTAVVR; encoded by the coding sequence ATGAGGAGGAAAAGCGGTGGTCGCCGGTGGTGGGCGGGGTGGTTTGCCGCTCTCCTTCTGGTGGCTATTCCCGTTCAAGGTCAGGAGATTGATCCGCTTGGCCCGATTCTTGACCAGGAGATTGCGGCGCTGGATCTTGAGGCCATCTCGTCCTTTCTGGCCCAGTTGGACGGGGAGACCCGGGCGCTTTTACCCCAGTGGGACCTGCGGGGTTGGGTCCGGGGGGGAATGAAACTGGATCTGGCTGAGCTGCTGAAGAAGTTGACCACCTTTCTCGGCCGGGAGGTCGTGGTCAATCTGCATCTTCTAGGGCGGTTGATCCTGCTCGCCGTGATCGGCGGGGTTCTGGTCCATTTTCAACAGGCCTGGGCGGGAGAGAGCCTCGGCAATCTGGTGGCCAACATTATTTACCTGGTCCTGATGGGGCTGGCGATCCAAAGCTTTACCGCCACAATGCAGTTGGCGTACGGTGCCTTGGAGCGGGTGAACAGTTTTGTGCTGGCGATTTTGCCCACAATCTTTACTTTACTGGCGGCGGCGGGCGGGATTACGCTGACGACGGTCTGTCATCCGGTGGTCTGGGGAGGAACCGGAATCGTACTCAGTCTCGTCCGCAACCTGGTGCTTCCCTTAATTTTATTGGCGGGCACCGTCGGGCTGGTCTCCCGCCTGGTCGAGGGCTTTTCCGTGACGAAACTGGCGGGGGTTGCCCGGCAGGGTGCGGTGCTGCTCCTCACTTTTCTGGTGACCATTTTTCTGGGGGTCATTTCCCTCCAAGGGGTGACGGTGGCCGCGGCGGACGGACTTGGTCTTACGGCTGCAAAGTTTTTGACCGGTAACCTGGTCCCGATTGTGGGCGGTGTGGTCTCCGACAGTCTGGAACTGGCCGCCGGTTGTTCGTTGCTCATCAAAAATGCCCTTGGTGCCTTTGCGGCTTTGGGCGTGGTTTTACTCTGTGCCTATCCAGCCCTGAAAATTCTGGTAGTGGCCTTTATTTACCGGTTGGCGGCGGCCTTTGTACAACCGCTGGGCCAGGACCGTCTGGCCGAATCGTTGCAGGAGATCGGCCAGACGGTGATGGTGATCTTTGCGACGGTGACCGTGGTCGGTTTGATGTTCTTTTTCTGCCTCACCATCCTGATCGGTTTGGGGAATTTGACCGCGGTTGTGCGGTGA
- the amaP gene encoding alkaline shock response membrane anchor protein AmaP — protein MKISYRLVIIVSSLVMLVLSIFFFGLLLGEDVFRVLGMLTPAEEGKVFNLLAFLFFFIFFILLWMAGLHTKKELKTIIHETELGEIRVSSPAVEALALRAVKKIKGVKEAEIRAITENERLSFQVEIVSSPDINIPQLIYEIREELREYIHATLGIPVNNAEVTVTKVTSEPRARVE, from the coding sequence ATGAAAATATCCTACCGTTTGGTCATTATCGTCAGTTCCTTAGTGATGCTGGTCCTCTCCATCTTCTTCTTCGGCCTGTTGCTAGGGGAAGACGTGTTTCGGGTGCTCGGGATGTTGACCCCCGCTGAAGAAGGTAAGGTCTTTAATCTCCTTGCGTTTCTCTTCTTCTTTATCTTCTTTATCCTGTTGTGGATGGCCGGGTTGCATACCAAGAAGGAACTCAAGACGATCATCCACGAGACGGAGCTCGGTGAGATCCGCGTCTCTTCACCGGCCGTGGAGGCCTTAGCCCTCCGGGCCGTGAAAAAGATCAAAGGGGTGAAGGAAGCGGAAATCCGCGCCATTACCGAAAATGAACGGCTCAGCTTTCAAGTGGAGATTGTCAGTTCCCCTGATATCAATATTCCGCAGTTAATCTACGAAATCCGGGAAGAACTGCGGGAGTATATCCATGCCACGCTCGGGATTCCGGTGAACAACGCGGAAGTAACCGTGACCAAAGTCACGTCGGAACCGCGGGCGCGGGTGGAATAA
- a CDS encoding SpoIIIAH-like family protein translates to MELKQPDPILTWILVGVSFFLLLGVGFYSRIAFDASGRGEALPAPPLAVAVSAQKQFSDEAVLDEFRWNRDRERSRLQETLEEMLRTTEGDQRAKVHDELLTLMKRQTIEHELENLLAAKGYNQNAVAVYPETVAVIVKGKTLNPDAVAEIGELVTRVTGYRVEQIRIME, encoded by the coding sequence TTGGAGCTCAAACAGCCGGATCCGATTCTGACCTGGATTTTGGTGGGGGTCAGCTTTTTCCTCCTGCTTGGGGTCGGGTTTTACAGCCGGATTGCGTTTGACGCTTCCGGCCGCGGCGAGGCGTTACCGGCCCCCCCGTTGGCCGTGGCCGTTTCCGCCCAAAAGCAGTTCAGCGACGAGGCGGTTCTGGATGAGTTCCGCTGGAACCGGGACCGGGAGCGGAGTCGCCTCCAGGAAACCTTGGAAGAGATGCTGCGCACGACGGAAGGCGACCAAAGGGCAAAGGTCCATGATGAACTGCTGACTTTAATGAAACGCCAGACCATCGAGCATGAGCTGGAAAACCTTTTGGCGGCCAAGGGGTATAACCAAAACGCGGTGGCGGTTTATCCCGAGACAGTTGCCGTGATCGTCAAGGGTAAAACGTTGAATCCCGATGCGGTTGCCGAGATCGGGGAACTGGTGACCAGGGTTACCGGTTACCGGGTGGAACAGATCCGGATTATGGAGTAG
- a CDS encoding tRNA (adenosine(37)-N6)-threonylcarbamoyltransferase complex transferase subunit TsaD encodes MSSYYLGLDTSCYTTSLALTDAAGRILQDQRRVLTVEKGAKGLRQSEALFQHLKNLPALVEEAAAFRPLKGVAYAARPRPVDGSYLPVFLAGANFARVIAATAGVPLLASSHQEGHIRAALEGAGLASDAFLGLHLSGGTTELLAVQRKTGGFAVKLLGGTSDLHAGQMIDRIGVAMGLPFPAGPHLEALAQGGQATLKLPVAVQGLTVSFSGPTSAALRLWAQKPAPADLARAVLDCLVESVFRLVQAGVATGEPGGREVLLFGGVASNTYLRRELTARVARWDQGVRVYFGKTELSADNAVGLALLARDYFTSAAAKGGTEHGEDVDHRQP; translated from the coding sequence GTGAGTAGTTACTATCTAGGTTTGGATACCAGTTGTTATACAACTTCACTGGCGTTAACTGATGCGGCGGGGCGCATCCTTCAAGACCAGCGCCGGGTCTTAACGGTGGAAAAGGGGGCAAAAGGGCTTCGACAATCGGAAGCCCTTTTCCAACATTTAAAGAACCTCCCGGCTTTGGTTGAAGAGGCGGCGGCTTTCCGGCCCCTGAAGGGGGTGGCGTACGCGGCCCGCCCGCGGCCGGTGGACGGATCCTATTTGCCGGTCTTTCTGGCAGGGGCCAATTTTGCCCGGGTGATTGCCGCCACGGCCGGTGTCCCGCTCCTGGCCTCTTCGCATCAGGAAGGACACATCCGGGCGGCGCTGGAGGGCGCCGGGCTGGCAAGTGACGCCTTTCTCGGGCTGCATCTGTCGGGAGGAACCACGGAACTGCTGGCCGTCCAGAGGAAGACCGGCGGTTTTGCCGTCAAGCTGTTGGGCGGGACCTCCGACTTGCACGCGGGACAGATGATCGACCGGATCGGCGTGGCGATGGGCTTGCCTTTTCCGGCCGGCCCCCATTTGGAAGCGTTGGCGCAGGGGGGACAAGCCACTTTGAAATTGCCGGTGGCCGTCCAGGGTTTGACGGTCAGTTTTTCCGGGCCGACTTCGGCCGCCTTACGCTTGTGGGCGCAAAAACCGGCCCCCGCCGATCTGGCGCGGGCGGTCCTGGACTGTCTGGTCGAATCGGTCTTCCGCCTGGTGCAGGCCGGCGTGGCCACCGGTGAACCGGGCGGCCGGGAAGTATTGTTGTTCGGCGGGGTGGCCAGCAATACCTACCTGCGCCGGGAGCTTACGGCGCGGGTGGCCCGCTGGGACCAGGGGGTCCGGGTGTATTTCGGTAAAACCGAGTTATCGGCGGACAATGCGGTGGGCTTGGCTTTGCTGGCCCGCGATTACTTTACGTCGGCGGCCGCGAAGGGAGGAACAGAACATGGAGAAGATGTTGATCATCGACAGCCATAG
- the spoIIIAA gene encoding stage III sporulation protein AA, translating to MVDYAEQVLPFLVPRIRWALERFRRAVPEKWAKLEEIRLRAEQPLQVEVGESLLVTADGVPTIRPEQALKVEAPDVLRTVQLMGGNSLYTLEEELREGFITLAGGHRVGLAGECLVGRGALLRLKRVTSINIRIARQLKGIGRRLLPYLTMGDRPLRTIIISPPQAGKTTLLRDLVRSFSNGEGVPAPVKVGLVDERGEVAGSYRGVPQLDVGMRTDVLTGCPKREGVFLLLRSMGPQLIATDEIGRPGDLDLIEEILNMGVGFITTAHAWDTKDFARRPSLQRLWSRGLVERVVLLSRRLGPGTLEGVWNGQTKEALLSEVQRLEVKR from the coding sequence GTGGTGGACTATGCCGAGCAGGTGTTGCCCTTTCTGGTACCCAGGATCCGGTGGGCGCTGGAAAGGTTCCGGCGGGCGGTGCCGGAAAAATGGGCAAAGCTGGAGGAGATTCGGCTCCGGGCGGAGCAGCCCTTGCAGGTCGAGGTGGGCGAGTCGCTTTTGGTGACGGCGGACGGCGTCCCTACGATCAGGCCGGAGCAGGCGCTGAAGGTTGAAGCGCCCGATGTTCTCCGGACAGTCCAGTTGATGGGGGGTAATTCCCTGTATACGCTGGAAGAGGAGTTGAGGGAGGGCTTTATCACTCTGGCGGGCGGCCACCGGGTGGGACTGGCCGGCGAATGTCTGGTCGGCCGGGGGGCGCTGCTGCGTTTGAAGCGGGTGACCAGTATCAATATCCGCATCGCCCGCCAGCTCAAGGGGATTGGCCGCCGCCTGCTGCCTTACCTGACCATGGGCGACCGGCCGCTGCGGACCATTATTATCTCCCCGCCCCAGGCGGGCAAGACGACCTTGCTGCGGGATTTGGTCCGCAGCTTTAGCAACGGCGAGGGGGTCCCCGCGCCGGTGAAAGTCGGTCTGGTTGATGAACGGGGTGAGGTGGCCGGCAGCTACCGGGGGGTTCCCCAGCTTGATGTCGGGATGCGGACGGATGTCTTGACCGGCTGTCCCAAACGGGAAGGGGTTTTTTTGTTGCTCAGGTCGATGGGGCCGCAATTGATTGCCACCGATGAAATCGGCCGTCCCGGCGACTTGGATCTGATCGAAGAGATTCTCAACATGGGGGTGGGTTTTATCACGACGGCGCACGCGTGGGATACAAAGGATTTTGCCCGGCGCCCCTCTTTACAGCGTCTGTGGTCCCGCGGACTGGTCGAACGGGTGGTGCTCCTCAGCCGCCGGTTGGGACCGGGAACCCTGGAGGGGGTTTGGAACGGTCAGACAAAGGAGGCGTTATTGTCGGAAGTTCAACGTTTGGAGGTTAAAAGATGA
- the efp gene encoding elongation factor P, whose amino-acid sequence MISVNDFRTGLTIEVDGQIYTVVEFMHVKPGKGAAFVRSKLKNLRTGYTIEKTFNAGEKVNLARIETKEMMFLYKSDNDYVFMDNNTYEQLTLDEKTIGEGVKYLKENMNVMVQMYEGEAIGVILPNTVELAVIHTEPGFKGDTATGGSKPATLETGVVVNVPLFIEEGDILQIDTRTGEYLRRSK is encoded by the coding sequence ACGATTGAAGTTGACGGCCAAATTTATACCGTGGTTGAATTCATGCACGTGAAGCCGGGGAAAGGGGCAGCCTTTGTCCGTTCGAAACTGAAAAACCTGCGGACCGGGTATACGATAGAAAAGACCTTTAACGCGGGGGAAAAGGTGAACCTGGCCCGGATCGAGACGAAAGAGATGATGTTTTTATATAAGAGCGACAATGATTATGTCTTTATGGACAACAACACCTACGAACAGCTGACCCTGGATGAAAAGACCATCGGCGAAGGGGTCAAGTATTTGAAAGAGAACATGAACGTGATGGTCCAGATGTACGAGGGTGAAGCGATCGGGGTGATCCTCCCGAACACGGTGGAGCTGGCGGTGATCCATACCGAGCCGGGCTTCAAGGGTGACACGGCGACCGGCGGTTCCAAACCGGCGACCCTGGAAACGGGTGTGGTGGTGAACGTTCCGCTCTTCATTGAAGAAGGAGACATTCTGCAGATTGATACACGGACCGGCGAGTATTTACGGCGGTCGAAATAG
- the spoIIIAC gene encoding stage III sporulation protein AC has product MIPEVDLIFKIAGVGIIILLLNILFKQAGKDEYAYILTLVGVVLVFIVAIQMVQRFFQEVRMVFGF; this is encoded by the coding sequence ATGATACCTGAGGTGGACCTGATCTTCAAAATTGCCGGTGTGGGCATCATAATCCTCTTGCTGAACATCCTTTTTAAACAGGCGGGAAAGGATGAGTACGCCTATATCCTCACTTTGGTCGGGGTGGTGCTGGTCTTTATTGTGGCGATCCAAATGGTCCAACGCTTTTTCCAGGAAGTCCGGATGGTCTTTGGTTTCTAA
- the spoIIIAB gene encoding stage III sporulation protein SpoIIIAB: MRLFGALLVITASTMAGWIYSALLKKRWQLLNALIQGFQWLATEIGYGSVPLGEAFARIGARLPKEAKVLFAGFAAELNGAAGLTADEAWQKSLTENRDGLALTAEDWAVLIDFGRTLGTTDRENQVSAIRQTIARLEHQATEAEEEYKKNERLYRYLGIAAGVLVVLVFY, encoded by the coding sequence ATGAGGCTCTTCGGTGCCTTGTTGGTCATTACCGCCAGCACGATGGCCGGGTGGATCTATAGTGCCCTCTTGAAAAAAAGGTGGCAGTTGTTGAACGCTTTGATCCAAGGTTTTCAGTGGCTGGCGACGGAGATCGGGTACGGGAGCGTCCCGCTGGGGGAGGCGTTTGCGCGGATCGGCGCCCGGCTGCCGAAGGAGGCGAAAGTGCTGTTTGCGGGTTTCGCGGCGGAATTGAACGGCGCGGCCGGCTTAACGGCCGATGAGGCCTGGCAGAAAAGTTTAACGGAAAACCGGGATGGGCTGGCTCTGACGGCGGAAGACTGGGCGGTGCTCATTGATTTCGGCCGGACCCTCGGCACCACCGACCGGGAAAATCAGGTATCAGCGATCCGCCAAACAATAGCGCGGTTGGAACACCAAGCGACGGAGGCGGAAGAAGAATACAAAAAAAACGAGCGTCTTTACCGGTATTTAGGGATTGCGGCGGGGGTTTTAGTGGTTTTGGTCTTTTACTGA
- the spoIIIAD gene encoding stage III sporulation protein AD, whose translation MDILVFFGITLAALIFITILRREYEEYAVLLSVLVGVIILLRLIGRLTELVRVFTYLAQKAQVQPDYLATIFKVMGVAYLAGFGAQICKDAGESALGLRLELAGKIIILFMAVPVMVAIFEMVLRLF comes from the coding sequence GTGGACATTCTCGTCTTTTTCGGCATTACCCTGGCCGCATTGATCTTCATAACCATCCTCCGCCGGGAATATGAGGAATATGCGGTATTGCTCTCGGTCCTGGTCGGCGTCATTATTCTGTTGCGGTTGATTGGCCGGTTGACCGAGTTGGTCCGGGTCTTTACTTACTTGGCGCAGAAAGCCCAGGTGCAACCGGATTACTTGGCAACCATCTTCAAGGTGATGGGTGTTGCTTATTTAGCCGGTTTTGGCGCGCAAATCTGTAAGGATGCCGGCGAAAGTGCGCTGGGTCTCCGCCTGGAACTGGCCGGGAAGATCATCATTCTTTTTATGGCGGTTCCGGTCATGGTGGCCATCTTCGAGATGGTCCTCCGCCTGTTTTAG